The Halorientalis sp. IM1011 genome window below encodes:
- a CDS encoding carbohydrate kinase family protein, giving the protein MARVICAGHVNWDVTLSVDRLPVADGEATITGQTHACGGSACNVATGLTALGDEAAILGSVGDDEHGTRAVRNLESAGVDCDPLVVTDGETAVKYLVVDPDGEVAILGNDGGNEAFAADDLDEADIAAADHLHLTSQDPETAAALADRAHDHGLRVSFDPGRRIDARDFAAPLARADLVFVNEREAATAIEDHFGPADDLEKTVVLKHGSGGAEVLTPCGHYASHHGFSIEVVDTTGAGDAFAAGFLSTWLDGGAEPDFDRCLAVGNACGALAAAERGPHAPLSRDRVASLLDD; this is encoded by the coding sequence GTGGCGCGCGTGATCTGTGCCGGGCACGTCAACTGGGACGTGACCCTCTCGGTCGACCGACTGCCCGTCGCCGACGGCGAGGCGACGATCACCGGCCAGACCCACGCCTGTGGCGGGAGCGCCTGCAACGTCGCGACCGGACTGACTGCGCTCGGGGACGAGGCAGCGATCCTCGGCAGCGTCGGCGACGACGAACACGGCACCCGCGCGGTCCGGAATCTCGAATCGGCCGGGGTCGACTGCGATCCGCTCGTGGTCACGGACGGCGAGACCGCGGTCAAGTACCTGGTCGTCGACCCCGACGGTGAGGTGGCGATCCTCGGCAACGACGGGGGAAACGAGGCGTTCGCGGCCGACGATCTTGACGAAGCGGACATCGCGGCCGCCGACCACCTCCACCTGACGAGTCAGGACCCCGAGACCGCCGCCGCGCTGGCCGACCGCGCCCACGACCACGGCCTCCGGGTGAGTTTCGACCCGGGACGACGGATCGACGCCCGGGACTTCGCGGCCCCGCTCGCCCGCGCCGATCTGGTGTTCGTCAACGAACGCGAGGCGGCGACGGCCATCGAGGATCACTTCGGCCCGGCCGACGACCTGGAGAAAACCGTCGTACTCAAACACGGATCTGGAGGCGCAGAAGTGCTGACGCCCTGCGGGCACTATGCCAGCCACCACGGGTTCTCGATCGAGGTCGTCGATACGACCGGTGCTGGCGACGCCTTCGCCGCCGGCTTCCTCTCTACCTGGCTCGACGGCGGGGCAGAGCCGGACTTCGACCGCTGTCTGGCCGTCGGCAACGCCTGTGGTGCCCTGGCCGCGGCCGAGCGCGGACCGCACGCCCCACTGTCACGGGACCGGGTAGCAAGCCTACTCGACGACTGA